Proteins found in one Mycoplasma ovis str. Michigan genomic segment:
- a CDS encoding restriction endonuclease subunit S — MNKLGGYIERVKGVAIYNKNIPIKGLSIEKCFVESRIVNLSNIKNKLQIVKRDQFCYKPSTARNGDKLSIALNSQLDAIQISNTYVVFYIKQPDKLINHYLELWIKRIAFDKLARYLSTGGVREELTYERFCSIPIVVPALEEQKKIVYKYQTIEKLIQNKRKINELLEGWMKSYYHILFDNLEEFTSEILGNLFQVLKGSQPPKSNFYLEKLYFCKQGGIPFLRTKDIFECKFLNSTSEQLTEAGFKRCKAKLIPENGLIFVGTAGRQGGRLLINQLKTLIISPNLWVIEWGGQKQFAYFLYLLFD, encoded by the coding sequence ATGAATAAATTAGGAGGTTATATTGAAAGAGTTAAAGGGGTAGCGATTTATAACAAAAACATACCAATTAAGGGATTAAGTATTGAAAAATGTTTTGTGGAAAGTCGCATTGTAAATTTATCCAACATTAAGAATAAATTACAAATTGTCAAAAGAGATCAGTTTTGTTACAAACCATCTACAGCAAGGAATGGAGATAAACTCTCCATCGCTCTCAACAGTCAACTAGATGCTATTCAAATTTCTAATACTTATGTAGTTTTCTACATAAAACAACCAGATAAATTAATAAATCATTATCTGGAATTGTGAATTAAAAGAATTGCATTCGATAAGCTTGCTAGATATCTCTCTACGGGGGGGGTAAGAGAAGAATTGACCTATGAAAGATTTTGTTCTATACCGATTGTAGTTCCTGCATTAGAAGAACAAAAAAAGATAGTCTACAAATATCAAACAATCGAGAAGTTAATACAAAACAAAAGAAAAATTAACGAATTACTTGAAGGGTGGATGAAATCTTATTACCATATTTTGTTCGACAATTTAGAAGAATTCACCAGTGAAATTCTAGGTAATTTGTTTCAAGTTTTGAAAGGCTCTCAGCCCCCTAAATCCAATTTTTATTTAGAAAAACTCTACTTTTGTAAGCAAGGGGGAATACCTTTTTTAAGAACAAAAGACATTTTTGAATGCAAGTTTTTAAATTCAACTTCTGAACAATTGACTGAAGCCGGATTTAAAAGATGCAAAGCTAAATTAATTCCCGAAAATGGATTGATATTTGTTGGAACGGCTGGTCGTCAAGGTGGGCGTTTATTAATCAATCAACTCAAGACATTAATTATTTCTCCCAATTTGTGGGTCATTGAGTGGGGGGGGCAAAAACAATTTGCCTATTTCTTATATTTACTTTTTGATTAG
- a CDS encoding type I restriction endonuclease subunit R, producing MDYQDLIELSEEIEINKSKPVTEEELESYIISLFESQGYFHSKGSDIKRENYYEVLLIEDLTNFLKPRYPKLDTYFEIYSDIRHIADDLHRDDKNFYEFNRDFFKKLSDEIIYTRERDGEKLPISLIDFQNPENNIFRIVNQFAVEGKNPRRVDLVVYINGIPLVVWELKSPSDGHVGLVTAHQQLQLYQKEIPDLFKYNAFSVLCDGIHHVKYGVNWESLENFMEWKKISDEVSSEGKDRLDVLIQGLFAKERIIKYIENFIWFKDSDPKEKIIGRYPQFFGATKMFASILKNLKPKGSGKGGIYFGTTGCGKSYTMLFLSRLLLNSESLNTPSILIISDRVEISEQLCKLFQSSTNYLGDKNIEDISSRQKLTSSLKKLVQGGVFLTNLQKFEESCEILSERNNIICISDEAHRSNHNFDVELKEGGGETCPFAKRLHESLPNATYVGFTATPIDQTMDVFGEIVDRYTMDESISDGFTVKLKLEVKKGWLKLQDEIALKIIEKYREARETGTSEECIEEDQRIRTKLKAICNVQSRIEKITDDIVEHYEARVNSGETVCGKAMIVTVGRDIGYKVWRRIREIRPEWTIKENEAGMSKVQLVMTRAKSDGEEMYQLIGNDEYQKKLAREFKKEDSDFKIAIVSDKWLTGFDAPCLDTMYLDRIFQDKTLIQAVSRVNRKYLRKNYGLVVSYWPIEKYWKDAINKVGGSQRGGCTLEEVISATKDKLELLNKLFHDFDRKTFLSIHNENDQSGMVVSYIREKGKQFQDKFSELYFEFIHWYDSWSSVELSKELGQERAFYKLIYKYWSRHIKKSWTPMSEKTKQEISEHMQNIFFSGEMSQHSFGYLNVSFPSEQEYKNKEVTRDDKQRKAKKLGEALAKIHKSFGRNFLERLAKLQDEYESLYEAQGRLEAIEDEEERKKAMQEFNLEERLKALDEKRDELVDEGYRKMKEHEIKGWTQEEQVFFDQLKEFNENFGFGLEEKQLLDFTRDLNELWNERKGWGDPIKRFTLLSQLKMDIYNLIDKYNFYISNETFDNTDVVIVEELVDCFRRMTESSL from the coding sequence ATGGATTACCAAGATCTAATAGAACTATCTGAAGAGATAGAAATTAATAAATCTAAGCCAGTAACTGAAGAAGAATTAGAAAGCTACATAATATCTTTATTTGAGTCTCAAGGATACTTTCACTCTAAAGGTAGTGATATCAAGAGAGAGAATTATTATGAAGTTTTACTAATAGAAGATCTCACTAACTTTTTAAAACCTAGATATCCAAAGTTAGATACATACTTTGAAATCTATTCAGATATCAGACACATTGCTGATGATCTGCATAGAGACGATAAAAACTTCTATGAATTCAATAGAGACTTCTTTAAAAAATTAAGTGATGAAATAATCTACACTAGGGAAAGAGATGGAGAGAAACTCCCCATTTCATTAATAGATTTTCAAAATCCAGAAAATAATATTTTCAGAATTGTTAATCAATTTGCAGTTGAAGGAAAAAACCCTAGAAGAGTAGACTTAGTAGTCTATATTAATGGGATTCCATTAGTTGTCTGAGAACTTAAATCTCCTAGTGATGGGCATGTTGGATTAGTTACAGCCCATCAACAGCTCCAGCTTTATCAAAAAGAAATACCAGATCTTTTCAAATACAATGCCTTCTCAGTGCTATGTGATGGAATTCATCATGTCAAATATGGAGTTAACTGAGAATCTCTTGAAAACTTCATGGAATGAAAAAAGATCTCAGATGAGGTTAGTTCGGAGGGAAAAGATAGACTAGATGTCTTAATACAAGGACTTTTTGCGAAAGAAAGAATTATTAAGTACATTGAGAACTTTATTTGATTCAAAGACAGCGATCCCAAAGAAAAGATTATTGGTAGATACCCTCAATTCTTTGGAGCTACAAAGATGTTTGCAAGTATTTTGAAAAACTTGAAACCTAAAGGATCTGGAAAGGGAGGAATATATTTTGGAACTACAGGGTGTGGTAAAAGCTACACTATGTTATTCCTTTCTAGGCTACTCCTTAATTCGGAGTCTCTAAACACACCTTCAATTCTCATAATCTCTGACAGAGTAGAGATTAGTGAGCAATTATGTAAATTATTTCAAAGTTCTACTAATTATCTTGGAGACAAGAATATTGAAGATATTTCTTCTAGACAAAAATTGACTTCATCTTTAAAGAAATTAGTACAGGGGGGAGTATTCTTAACTAATCTACAGAAATTTGAAGAAAGTTGTGAGATACTTTCTGAAAGAAACAATATTATTTGCATTTCCGATGAAGCTCATAGATCAAACCATAATTTTGATGTTGAGCTGAAAGAAGGGGGAGGAGAAACTTGTCCATTTGCTAAAAGACTTCACGAGTCTTTACCTAATGCAACTTATGTAGGTTTCACCGCTACACCCATAGATCAAACTATGGATGTATTCGGAGAAATAGTTGACCGATATACGATGGACGAATCCATCAGTGATGGATTCACTGTGAAACTTAAATTGGAAGTTAAAAAAGGATGATTAAAGCTTCAAGATGAGATCGCGCTAAAAATTATAGAAAAATACAGAGAAGCGAGGGAAACGGGAACTAGTGAGGAATGCATTGAAGAGGATCAAAGAATAAGAACAAAACTAAAGGCTATTTGTAATGTTCAAAGCAGAATAGAAAAAATAACTGATGATATTGTTGAACATTATGAAGCCAGAGTTAACTCTGGTGAAACTGTTTGCGGAAAAGCAATGATAGTTACTGTTGGTAGAGATATTGGATATAAAGTTTGAAGAAGGATCAGGGAAATAAGGCCAGAATGAACAATTAAAGAAAATGAAGCGGGAATGTCAAAGGTTCAATTGGTTATGACAAGAGCCAAAAGTGATGGGGAAGAAATGTACCAATTAATAGGTAATGATGAGTACCAAAAAAAATTAGCTAGAGAGTTCAAAAAGGAAGATTCTGATTTCAAGATAGCAATTGTTAGTGATAAGTGATTAACTGGATTTGATGCTCCTTGTTTAGACACTATGTACCTAGACAGAATATTTCAAGATAAAACGCTTATTCAGGCTGTATCCAGAGTTAATAGGAAATATCTAAGAAAAAACTATGGTTTAGTTGTTTCTTATTGGCCTATTGAAAAATACTGAAAAGATGCTATTAACAAAGTAGGGGGTAGTCAAAGAGGTGGATGTACCTTGGAGGAAGTCATCTCTGCAACTAAAGATAAATTGGAGTTGTTGAATAAACTGTTTCACGATTTTGATAGAAAAACATTTTTAAGCATCCACAACGAAAATGATCAATCAGGTATGGTAGTTAGTTACATAAGGGAAAAAGGTAAACAGTTTCAAGACAAATTTAGTGAATTATATTTCGAATTCATTCACTGATATGACAGTTGATCTAGTGTTGAATTAAGTAAGGAATTAGGTCAAGAAAGGGCTTTCTATAAGCTAATTTACAAATACTGATCAAGACATATTAAAAAAAGCTGGACTCCTATGTCAGAAAAAACTAAACAAGAAATATCAGAACATATGCAAAACATATTTTTTTCTGGGGAAATGTCCCAGCATTCTTTTGGTTATTTAAATGTTTCTTTCCCCTCCGAGCAAGAATATAAAAATAAAGAAGTTACCAGAGATGACAAACAAAGAAAAGCTAAAAAATTAGGAGAAGCTCTTGCGAAAATACATAAAAGTTTTGGGAGAAACTTTTTAGAAAGATTGGCTAAATTGCAAGATGAATATGAATCTCTGTATGAGGCTCAAGGTAGGTTAGAAGCTATTGAAGATGAGGAAGAAAGAAAAAAAGCTATGCAGGAATTTAATTTAGAAGAAAGACTTAAAGCTCTTGATGAAAAAAGAGATGAGTTAGTTGATGAGGGTTACAGAAAAATGAAAGAGCATGAAATTAAAGGATGAACTCAGGAAGAGCAAGTCTTCTTTGATCAACTGAAAGAATTTAATGAAAATTTTGGTTTTGGACTAGAAGAGAAACAATTGTTAGATTTCACAAGAGATCTAAATGAACTTTGAAATGAAAGAAAGGGATGAGGAGATCCAATCAAAAGATTCACTTTATTATCTCAGTTAAAAATGGATATATATAACCTAATAGATAAATACAACTTTTATATTTCAAATGAAACATTTGATAACACAGATGTTGTGATTGTTGAAGAACTAGTGGATTGTTTTAGAAGAATGACTGAATCAAGTTTGTAA
- a CDS encoding MIP family Ig-specific serine endopeptidase produces MQIWKWGISSAPVFSGLIFGVQQVTQSSSESTTSLQSDLSGPPQQVNSSHSDDSTLEQQDSLEESRLQDDERSSHINPVSSKLDHYTLKLVTPCNYGTGWILDYQIPQKDHYPTVWYIATAAHVVNRWKFDGKKNNNYDQELPKSCKHVQQKNFELSIVKVNDKDKSKPHSEIVSQAKIKKPKLFWTALNLFNKESKFDIQENNFKDFAVIEVTFDSEEIAKKMTNNFADKYKEGSFEDAIDVFGSPLDPNKTKENTSRFYSLGYPDKRTESIFFKKDNWSWKNKRGDVLSNDQKNKYGISPRDKVRGFLSAKHFQEDKYKFNWGGKKYNEFGHFYYTQGTKLGAGASGSMVVDENGNLLGVRAMEGEYSLFTPLRAEETILGEIKTPKYDLILGAEKQNSSYKQQVEKHLLTSGKRTWLSSVKNWTNTKQVSK; encoded by the coding sequence ATGCAAATTTGGAAGTGAGGAATTTCTTCAGCTCCAGTCTTTTCAGGGCTGATTTTTGGAGTACAACAAGTAACACAGTCATCTTCTGAAAGTACAACTTCATTACAAAGTGATCTTTCCGGCCCCCCCCAACAAGTTAATTCATCACATTCTGACGATTCAACACTAGAGCAACAGGATTCATTAGAAGAGTCTCGTTTACAAGACGACGAAAGAAGTAGTCATATAAATCCCGTTTCAAGTAAATTAGATCACTATACTCTCAAACTTGTTACTCCTTGTAATTACGGAACAGGTTGAATTTTGGACTATCAAATTCCTCAGAAAGATCATTATCCAACAGTTTGATACATTGCAACCGCGGCACATGTAGTAAATAGATGAAAATTTGATGGAAAGAAAAACAATAACTATGATCAAGAACTTCCTAAGAGTTGTAAACATGTACAACAAAAAAATTTTGAATTAAGTATTGTAAAAGTTAATGACAAAGATAAGTCAAAACCACACTCAGAAATTGTTTCTCAGGCGAAAATAAAAAAACCTAAATTATTCTGAACAGCTTTGAATCTGTTTAACAAGGAATCCAAATTTGATATACAAGAGAATAACTTCAAAGATTTCGCTGTAATAGAAGTTACTTTTGACAGTGAAGAAATTGCTAAAAAAATGACTAACAACTTTGCTGACAAATATAAAGAGGGATCTTTTGAAGATGCAATAGATGTATTTGGTAGTCCTTTAGACCCTAATAAAACAAAGGAAAATACATCTCGTTTCTATAGCTTAGGTTATCCAGATAAGAGAACAGAATCAATATTTTTTAAGAAAGATAATTGAAGCTGAAAAAATAAAAGAGGGGATGTATTATCAAATGATCAAAAAAATAAATACGGAATTTCTCCAAGAGATAAGGTAAGAGGATTTCTTTCAGCTAAGCATTTTCAAGAAGACAAATACAAATTTAACTGAGGAGGTAAAAAATATAACGAATTTGGTCACTTCTACTATACACAAGGAACCAAGTTAGGAGCTGGTGCTTCTGGTTCTATGGTTGTGGACGAAAATGGAAATCTTCTAGGAGTTAGAGCTATGGAAGGAGAATATTCTTTGTTTACTCCTCTTAGAGCTGAAGAAACAATTTTAGGAGAAATTAAGACCCCTAAATATGACTTGATATTAGGCGCTGAAAAGCAAAACTCTTCTTACAAACAACAAGTAGAAAAACATTTGTTAACAAGTGGAAAGAGAACTTGATTAAGTTCAGTGAAGAATTGAACAAACACAAAACAAGTATCAAAGTAA
- a CDS encoding restriction endonuclease PLD domain-containing protein, whose translation MTEQVLFSHILPLPDEEDQKTIEESFREQIKQSDNLQISVGFASVASLTELDRLITESGIKKVCLILGMYFFNGFPKSLHELVLKINQKWQTSGIGEIRLIYPFKYHGKLYMFLKDENPFSAILGSANLSFLTSEFTHLHQYEIAVLFDNQDNLLVSLSHINHLKSPDISENVAVLEKEHKLFDINHMMDRIVGLSSVSKVETHAVKNLQLELNSTLEIPLIDLDSAENKKVSKRRKKKSYISLGVKEKGQKLLDESGSIDDKEWFYVVTDDGYEFMSYVEENKIKNLWFHRKDKVLERWIRGRIGGSLHVVDTEHHHFSDEEEMEREITGEMLKEYGGDHLVLTKTKNTKKDGKGIERDIWFLSFPRKSI comes from the coding sequence GTGACAGAGCAAGTCCTTTTTTCTCACATTCTTCCATTACCGGATGAGGAAGATCAAAAAACAATTGAAGAGTCTTTCAGGGAACAGATAAAGCAATCTGATAATTTACAAATCTCTGTAGGATTTGCTTCCGTAGCTTCATTAACTGAATTAGACAGACTGATTACAGAATCAGGGATTAAAAAAGTGTGTCTAATCTTAGGTATGTATTTTTTTAATGGGTTTCCAAAAAGTCTACATGAATTGGTTCTTAAGATAAACCAGAAATGACAAACATCTGGAATAGGTGAAATTAGACTAATATATCCATTTAAATATCATGGAAAGTTGTATATGTTCTTGAAAGATGAAAACCCATTTTCTGCAATATTAGGATCGGCCAATTTAAGCTTTTTAACTTCTGAATTTACACATTTACATCAATATGAAATAGCTGTATTGTTTGATAACCAAGATAATCTACTAGTTTCTCTTTCTCACATAAATCATCTGAAATCCCCAGATATTTCAGAAAATGTTGCAGTGCTAGAAAAAGAGCATAAACTGTTTGACATTAATCATATGATGGACAGAATAGTTGGTTTGTCATCTGTTTCTAAAGTTGAAACGCATGCAGTGAAAAATCTACAATTGGAGCTTAATTCAACTTTGGAAATACCTTTAATTGATTTGGATTCCGCGGAAAACAAAAAAGTAAGTAAAAGAAGAAAGAAAAAATCTTATATAAGCTTAGGTGTAAAGGAAAAGGGCCAAAAATTATTAGATGAATCTGGAAGCATTGACGACAAGGAATGATTCTACGTAGTTACTGATGATGGATATGAGTTTATGTCTTATGTCGAGGAAAACAAGATCAAGAATTTGTGATTCCATAGAAAAGACAAAGTTTTGGAAAGATGAATAAGGGGAAGAATTGGTGGCAGCTTGCATGTTGTTGATACAGAACACCATCACTTTTCAGATGAAGAGGAAATGGAAAGAGAGATTACTGGTGAAATGTTAAAAGAATATGGTGGCGATCATTTAGTTTTGACTAAAACAAAAAACACCAAAAAAGATGGAAAGGGAATAGAAAGAGATATATGATTCCTTTCTTTTCCTAGAAAATCTATTTAA